One Festucalex cinctus isolate MCC-2025b chromosome 1, RoL_Fcin_1.0, whole genome shotgun sequence genomic region harbors:
- the LOC144023555 gene encoding methyltransferase-like 26 B: MLLSPQAERNWEEVCVVLQEVLEEQSRQLFALELGSGTGQHVIRFAQRMPFVTWQPSDIQEEARQSIKAYISATNVTTVLPPVHLDASEPWEKWAGLSRSSCDVIVAINLLQYSPFKTAQGVFNGAGHIIKQNGLLVTYGAYAINGTITPHCNELLNEELRKVNPEWGLPDVDVLRQLAYANGMRMERMVEMEECYKCLIFRKL; this comes from the exons ATGCTGCTGTCACCTCAGGCGGAGAGGAACTGGGAGGAAGTGTGTGTGGTGCTGCAGGAAGTGCTGGAGGAGCAGTCCCGGCAGCTCTTTGCCCTGGAGTTGGGATCTGGAACTGGGCAGCATGTCATCCGCTTCGCCCAGAGGATGCCCTTCGTCACATGGCAGCCGTCGGACATCCAGGAGGAGGCCCGGCAGAG CATCAAGGCATACATCTCTGCAACCAACGTGACGACGGTGCTGCCACCTGTGCACTTGGATGCCAGTGAGCCATGGGAGAAGTGGGCGGGGCTGTCTCGCAGctcctgtgatgtcattgttgCCATTAACCTACTGCAGTACAGCCCCTTTAAGACAGCACAG GGTGTTTTCAATGGTGCAGGTCATATCATCAAACAGAATGGCCTCTTGGTGACATATGGG GCGTATGCTATTAACGGCACCATTACGCCACATTGCAATGAACTCCTCAATGAAGAGCTCCGCAAAGT GAATCCTGAGTGGGGGCTTCCGGATGTGGATGTACTCAGACAGTTGGCCTATGCAAACGGGATGCGTATGGAAAGGATG GTGGAGATGGAAGAATGCTACAAATGTCTAATTTTCAGAAAACTATAG
- the mrpl12 gene encoding large ribosomal subunit protein bL12m has translation MLGRSASLRRAPCAFEVEPASVKQLLCLDQRGRYRRATPERGDSGSSRSMYCTIRCLRTALRAAASGKRQHLQQQQIPAWCMLRHPRTSAAMHSDALVTPPLDGAPKQYSPKIQQLVSDIASLTLLEVSDLNELLKKTLNIQDVGMMPMGAMAASVAPGSQAVEEEAPVKKEKTHFNVKLTEVNTTEKVKLIKEVKNCIQGLNLVQAKKLVESLPQEIRANVSKDEAEKLKAALEAAGGTVVLE, from the exons ATGCTGGGTAGGTCAGCTTCATTGAGGAGGGCGCCATGTGCTTTTGAGGTAGAGCCAGCTAGTGTAAAACAGCTACTTTGTTTGGACCAACGGGGCCGCTATCGAAGGGCAACGCCGGAACGTGGAGATTCCGGATCATCACGTAGCATGTACTGCACGATACGCTGCCTCCGGACGGCGCTGCGGGCCGCGGCGAGCGGTAAACG ACAACACCTTCAGCAGCAACAGATACCGGCATGGTGCATGCTGCGACACCCCAGGACGAGCGCCGCCATGCACTCGGACGCCCTCGTCACGCCGCCGCTGGACGGCGCCCCCAAACAGTACTCGCCCAAAATCCAACAGCTCGTCAGCGACATAGCCAGCCTGACGTTGTTGGAGGTGTCGGACCTCAATGAGCTTCTCAAG AAAACGTTGAACATTCAGGATGTGGGAATGATGCCGATGGGGGCGATGGCTGCATCAGTTGCTCCCGGATCTCAG gcCGTGGAAGAGGAGGCGCCGGTGAAGAAAGAGAAGACTCATTTCAACGTCAAGTTAACTGAAGTCAACACGACTGAGAAGGTGAAACTCATTAAGGAAGTGAAGAACTGCATCCAAGGCTTGAACCTGGTGCAG GCCAAGAAGCTGGTGGAGTCCCTTCCTCAGGAGATCCGTGCCAACGTTTCCAAAGATGAGGCGGAGAAACTGAAAGCGGCTTTGGAGGCGGCGGGCGGCACCGTGGTCCTGGAGTAG
- the gcgra gene encoding glucagon receptor, producing the protein MSRLFLLLAMLLVSDSIQMSPAVTMDKLHESWKLYMDECERNNSRTPPSTVLVCNRTFDKYACWPDGLPNTTVSVSCPWYLPWYHKVQHGLVYQECDANGQWLTMKNTSECDSSGPSQQYYGHIRIMYTVGYSLSLVALVLALSILIFFKKLHCMRNNIHMNLFASFILRALSILIKDALMEANIASQDLSRDQEQGFSRAAMSPVDLLVDNEITVSCRVAAVMMQYSILANSYWLLVEGIYLHNLLVITVFTERNYFQIYLCIGWGTPLLFLVPWVIAKYLYENHECWGQNINMNYWWIIRSPILVAVVINFLIFIHIIKILVSKLRAHQMRYTDYKFRLAKSTLTLIPLLGIHQVVFIYVTDEATETTIGLRLTKLVIDLFFSSFQGLLVAILYCFVNKEVQSEVLKKWKRWKLGRNIEEEYRHTYSNTPNTKTASLLNHVSQRPPQVTDGSTKPPTPVCGPEEWHVLVANGKAAGQHEGTLSHCTLVEDVGLPDKAKSEHAESRH; encoded by the exons TGCTTGTGTGCAACAGAACCTTTGACAAGTACGCATGCTGGCCTGACGGGCTGCCTAACACTACGGTCAGCGTATCGTGTCCTTGGTATCTGCCGTGGTACCATAAAG TTCAGCACGGCCTGGTGTACCAGGAGTGTGACGCTAATGGCCAGTGGCTAACCATGAAGAACACCAGCGAATGTGACTCCAGTGGCCCCAGTCAG CAGTACTACGGCCACATTCGGATCATGTACACAGTGGGATACTCCTTATCACTAGTGGCTCTGGTGTTGGCTTTAAGCATTCTCATATTCttcaa GAAGCTGCACTGCATGAGGAATAACATCCACATGAACCTGTTTGCATCATTCATCCTGCGAGCGTTGTCCATCCTTATTAAAGATGCGCTGATGGAGGCCAACATTGCGTCACAGGACCTGAGCCGGGATCAGGAGCAAGGATTCTCCCGGGCCGCCATGTCACCCGTGGACCTGCTGGTCGACAATGAG ATAACCGTCAGCTGTCGTGTTGCCGCGGTGATGATGCAGTACAGCATCTTGGCCAACAGCTACTGGCTCCTGGTGGAAGGCATCTACCTCCACAACTTGCTGGTCATcaccgtgtttacagagaggaACTACTTCCAGATCTACCTGTGTATCGGCTGGG GTACACCATTATTATTCCTTGTTCCCTGGGTGATCGCTAAATATCTCTATGAAAATCACGA GTGCTGGGGCCAGAATATAAACATGAACTACTGGTGGATCATACGTTCCCCCATACTGGTGGCAGTTGTG ATCAACTTCCTGATCTTCATCCATATCATCAAAATTCTCGTGTCCAAACTGAGGGCGCATCAAATGAGATACACAGACTACAAGTTTAG GTTGGCCAAGTCGACTCTCACCCTCATCCCTCTGCTGGGCATCCACCAGGTGGTCTTTATTTACGTAACGGATGAGGCCACCGAAACCACCATCGGTCTGCGTCTCACCAAGCTGGTCATCGACCTTTTCTTCTCATCATTCCAG GGTCTCCTGGTGGCCATTTTATACTGCTTCGTCAACAAAGAA GTTCAGTCGGAGGTCCTGAAGAAGTGGAAGCGTTGGAAGCTGGGCCGAAACATCGAGGAGGAATACCGCCACACGTACAGCAACACGCCCAACACCAAGACGGCCAGCCTGCTCAACCACGTCTCCCAGCGGCCGCCCCAGGTCACCGACGGCTCCACCAAGCCGCCGACGCCCGTCTGCGGCCCCGAGGAGTGGCACGTCCTGGTGGCCAACGGCAAGGCGGCGGGCCAGCACGAGGGCACGCTCAGTCACTGCACCCTGGTGGAGGACGTGGGCCTTCCGGACAAGGCCAAGAGCGAGCACGCCGAGAGCCGCCACTGA